One window of Brevibacillus choshinensis genomic DNA carries:
- the topA gene encoding type I DNA topoisomerase, translated as MADTLVIVESPAKAKTIGKYLGSKYIVKASMGHVRDLPKSQTGVDVTRGFEPKYITIRGKGDVLKALKDAAKKVKKVYLAADPDREGEAIAWHLAQYLGLDLNQPLRVVFNEITKDAIKEAFKHPRHINMDLVNAQQARRILDRLVGYNISPILWKKVRKGLSAGRVQSVTVKLIMDREREIQQFIPEEYWTIASKLISNGKEFEAKFYGYGDEKIELKSEADVQEVYKRMTDQPYLVQKVTKRERKRNPAPPFITSSLQQEAARKLNFRTAKTMRIAQELYEGIDVGNKEGAVGLITYMRTDSTRISTTAQGEAKEYILEKFGSEYILSEPRTQAKNENAQDAHEAIRPTAVMRTPDEIKEFLSRDQLRLYRLIWERFLASQMSSAVLDTMSVDIAAGEVTFRATGSKVKFPGFMKVYIEGNDDGTEEESFLPPIEEGQTLEQKEIEPAQHFTQPPPRYSEARLVKTLEERGIGRPSTYAPTLETVQKRGYVALEEKRFIPTELGEIVITLMEEFFPEILNVEFTAHMENGLDSIEEGIANWVQVLDAFYGDFAKRLAFAEEEMKEVELKDEESDETCEHCGRVMVYKLGRFGKFLACSGFPDCRNTKPIVKETGVKCPQCETGEIIERKSKKSRIFYGCNQYPECDFVSWDKPIARPCPKCSSMLVEKKRKKQGVSVVCTKCDYQEEADS; from the coding sequence ATGGCTGACACGCTCGTAATCGTAGAATCCCCTGCGAAAGCGAAAACCATTGGAAAATATCTGGGTAGCAAATATATCGTCAAAGCTTCTATGGGTCATGTGCGCGATCTCCCAAAGAGCCAAACGGGTGTCGACGTTACACGTGGCTTTGAACCCAAATACATAACCATTCGCGGCAAAGGCGACGTTTTGAAGGCTCTAAAGGATGCCGCCAAAAAAGTAAAGAAAGTCTATCTGGCGGCCGACCCGGATCGCGAAGGGGAAGCAATTGCTTGGCACCTGGCACAATACTTGGGGCTGGATTTGAATCAGCCACTTCGAGTTGTCTTTAATGAAATTACGAAGGATGCCATCAAGGAAGCTTTCAAACACCCTCGACACATTAATATGGATTTGGTGAACGCCCAGCAGGCACGCCGCATTTTGGACAGATTGGTTGGTTACAATATCAGTCCGATTTTGTGGAAGAAAGTGCGCAAGGGCCTGAGTGCTGGTCGTGTACAATCCGTTACCGTAAAACTAATCATGGACCGCGAACGGGAAATTCAGCAGTTTATTCCGGAAGAGTACTGGACAATCGCGAGTAAGCTCATTAGCAATGGCAAAGAATTTGAAGCCAAGTTTTACGGCTATGGAGATGAAAAGATCGAACTCAAGTCGGAGGCTGACGTTCAGGAAGTTTACAAACGTATGACCGATCAGCCGTACCTCGTTCAAAAAGTGACGAAACGCGAGCGCAAGCGCAATCCGGCACCTCCGTTTATCACCAGTTCCTTGCAACAGGAAGCAGCGCGCAAGCTGAATTTCCGTACCGCCAAGACAATGAGGATCGCTCAGGAGCTCTATGAAGGGATTGACGTCGGCAACAAGGAAGGCGCCGTCGGTTTGATCACTTACATGCGTACTGATTCCACGCGTATTTCTACAACCGCACAAGGGGAAGCAAAAGAATACATACTGGAAAAGTTCGGATCTGAGTACATTTTGTCTGAACCGCGTACTCAAGCCAAAAACGAGAATGCTCAGGATGCTCATGAAGCGATCCGTCCTACAGCTGTTATGCGGACGCCTGATGAAATCAAAGAGTTCTTGTCACGTGATCAGCTTCGTCTCTATCGATTGATCTGGGAGCGTTTCCTCGCGAGTCAAATGTCTTCTGCCGTTTTGGACACGATGAGCGTCGACATCGCTGCAGGAGAAGTGACCTTCCGTGCGACAGGCTCCAAGGTAAAGTTTCCTGGCTTTATGAAGGTATATATTGAAGGAAATGATGACGGTACAGAGGAAGAGAGCTTCCTGCCCCCGATCGAAGAGGGGCAAACGCTCGAGCAAAAAGAGATCGAACCGGCACAGCACTTTACACAGCCGCCTCCGCGTTACTCCGAGGCACGTCTGGTAAAGACGCTGGAGGAAAGAGGGATCGGTCGTCCGTCTACATACGCCCCTACCCTGGAAACTGTGCAAAAACGAGGCTATGTCGCCCTCGAGGAGAAACGTTTTATTCCTACCGAATTGGGAGAAATCGTCATCACGCTGATGGAAGAATTCTTCCCTGAGATTCTGAATGTGGAATTTACCGCACATATGGAGAATGGTTTGGATAGCATCGAAGAAGGCATCGCAAATTGGGTGCAAGTCCTAGATGCGTTTTACGGTGACTTTGCCAAACGGCTAGCCTTTGCAGAAGAAGAAATGAAAGAAGTCGAGCTAAAAGATGAAGAATCCGATGAAACTTGTGAGCATTGCGGTCGTGTGATGGTTTACAAGCTGGGACGATTTGGTAAGTTTCTCGCATGCTCTGGCTTCCCGGATTGCCGTAACACCAAGCCGATTGTAAAAGAAACCGGAGTAAAATGCCCGCAATGTGAAACCGGAGAGATTATTGAACGTAAATCTAAGAAGAGCCGTATTTTTTATGGATGCAACCAGTATCCGGAATGTGATTTTGTTTCGTGGGACAAACCGATTGCCCGCCCTTGCCCGAAGTGTTCCAGCATGCTAGTGGAAAAGAAACGCAAGAAGCAAGGTGTGAGCGTTGTTTGCACCAAATGCGATTATCAGGAAGAAGCAGATTCCTGA
- the trmFO gene encoding FADH(2)-oxidizing methylenetetrahydrofolate--tRNA-(uracil(54)-C(5))-methyltransferase TrmFO, whose amino-acid sequence MTQPTITVVGAGLAGSEAAWQIAEAGVPVRLYEMRPKTQTPAHHTDKFAELVCSNSLRANTLTNAVGVLKEEMRRLGSVIIDAADRCAVPAGGALAVDRHEFADYVTEAVRNHPLVEVVSEEITEIPEGIVVIATGPLTSPALSEQLRGLTGEDYLYFYDAAAPILEKDSIDMEKVFVASRYDKGEAAYLNCPMSEEEFNRFYDELIAAEAVPLKEFEKEIFFEGCMPIEVMAKRGRQTMLFGPLKPVGLTDPRTGKKPHAVVQLRQDNGAATLYNIVGFQTHLKWPEQKRVFSLIPGLENCEIVRYGVMHRNTFINSPKLLKPTYQYKERDTLFFAGQMTGVEGYVESAASGLLAGINAARLAKGEELMVLPPETVMGSMARYITTADSKHFQPMNANFGLVPELPERIRNKREKNEKLAERALDTIQNFTQERHNLR is encoded by the coding sequence ATGACACAACCAACAATCACCGTAGTGGGCGCAGGGCTGGCAGGAAGTGAAGCAGCTTGGCAGATCGCCGAAGCAGGTGTTCCCGTGAGACTATACGAAATGAGACCAAAAACACAAACACCGGCGCATCATACCGACAAGTTTGCAGAACTCGTCTGCAGTAACTCCCTTCGTGCCAATACGCTGACGAATGCAGTCGGAGTATTAAAGGAAGAAATGCGTCGATTAGGTTCTGTCATTATTGATGCAGCGGACCGTTGCGCCGTACCTGCTGGTGGGGCGCTGGCCGTGGATCGGCATGAATTTGCTGATTACGTGACGGAAGCGGTGCGAAATCATCCGCTTGTGGAAGTGGTCTCAGAGGAAATCACAGAGATTCCGGAGGGGATTGTCGTAATCGCGACGGGTCCTCTGACTTCCCCGGCTTTATCTGAGCAGCTCAGAGGATTGACTGGTGAGGACTATCTCTACTTTTACGATGCGGCAGCACCGATCTTGGAAAAGGACTCCATCGATATGGAGAAAGTGTTTGTAGCCTCACGCTATGATAAAGGAGAGGCTGCATACCTGAATTGCCCCATGTCGGAAGAGGAATTTAATCGTTTCTACGATGAACTGATCGCTGCAGAAGCAGTTCCCCTAAAGGAATTTGAAAAAGAGATCTTTTTTGAAGGCTGCATGCCAATCGAAGTGATGGCAAAGCGTGGACGTCAGACCATGCTTTTCGGTCCGTTGAAGCCAGTAGGCCTAACCGACCCGAGAACAGGTAAAAAGCCTCATGCAGTAGTACAGCTGCGCCAGGACAATGGAGCTGCAACCCTCTACAACATCGTAGGCTTTCAGACGCATTTGAAGTGGCCTGAGCAAAAGCGTGTCTTTTCTTTGATCCCTGGTCTGGAAAATTGCGAGATCGTCCGTTACGGTGTCATGCACCGAAATACGTTTATCAACTCGCCTAAACTGCTGAAACCAACGTATCAATATAAAGAACGGGATACATTATTCTTCGCAGGTCAGATGACGGGAGTCGAAGGTTACGTTGAATCCGCAGCATCTGGATTGCTTGCAGGCATCAATGCAGCTCGCTTGGCCAAAGGGGAGGAACTGATGGTCCTTCCACCAGAGACGGTCATGGGAAGTATGGCGAGATACATCACAACAGCAGATTCGAAGCATTTTCAGCCAATGAATGCGAATTTCGGACTCGTTCCAGAGTTGCCCGAGCGTATTCGAAATAAGCGAGAAAAGAACGAAAAGCTTGCTGAGCGGGCGCTAGATACAATTCAGAATTTTACACAAGAACGACACAATTTACGTTGA